Proteins from a genomic interval of Rosa chinensis cultivar Old Blush chromosome 2, RchiOBHm-V2, whole genome shotgun sequence:
- the LOC112187016 gene encoding nicotinamidase 1: MVPQTVDLLKEQMPVHQESLLVTGDVKTGLVLVDVVNGFCTVGAGNLAPRQPDKQISEMVKESVSLARVFCEKKWPVFGFLDSHHPDIPEHPYPPHCIAGTDESKLVPELQWLEREPNVTLQCKDCIDGFLGSIEKDGSNVFVNWVKSNQIKTILVLGICTDICVLDFVCSTLSARNRRFLEPLEDVIVYSRGCATFDLPVDVAKSMKDVVAHPQDLMHHIGLYIAKGRGAKVVSEVSFGA, translated from the exons atggtTCCACAGACGGTTGATTTGTTAAAGGAGCAGATGCCGGTGCACCAGGAATCTCTACTAGTCACCGGCGACGTCAAGACCGGCCTTGTCCTCGTCGACGTCGTTAACGGCTTCTGCACCGTCGGCGCTGGCAACTTG GCTCCAAGGCAACCGGACAAGCAGATCTCGGAGATGGTGAAGGAGTCGGTAAGTCTTGCCAGGGTTTTCTGTGAGAAGAAATGgcctgtttttggttttcttgatTCTCATCACCCTGATATTCCTGAGCATCCTTATCCTCCTCATTGCATTGCTGGTACTGATGAATCAAAGCTAGTTCCAG AGCTGCAGTGGTTGGAGAGGGAACCTAATGTGACACTGCAGTGTAAAGATTGCATTGATGGGTTTCTTGGTTCGATTGAGAAAGACGgttccaatgtgtttgtaaatTGGGTTAAGAGCAATCAGATCAAAACT ATCTTGGTGCTAGGGATATGCACAGATATATGTGTGCTGGATTTTGTATGTAGCACTTTATCTGCGAGAAATCGTCGTTTTCTTGAACCTCTGGAGGATGTGATAGTGTATTCCCGTGGTTGTGCCACCTTTGATCTTCCGGTtgatgttgccaaatctatgaAAGATGTTGTAGCACATCCCCAG GATCTAATGCATCACATAGGCCTTTACATAGCCAAAGGAAGGGGAGCAAAGGTCGTGTCAGAAGTGTCATTTGGTGCATAA
- the LOC112188222 gene encoding protein ecdysoneless homolog isoform X1, producing the protein MAAPPDLDPSSSIFSHKNSRLPDDTVFYAIFPDSSLTSTSTSTTAASLHSLHLQILQTLTPFTSDYIWQHEPFTLSPSAAPKPSCLCSPHLPHLHGKLRVGDNLDDEWFTVFLLFHISSTFPDLSIRVWDSDGEFLLIEAAFHLPRWLNPQTSSNRVFIRRAQVHIVPRHRLRNPNLTEALNFIAAFGEESVAAEPVQAAVKNRISEYPEKARRNMHVVRVRVPPAVAQVLSQEPCLVALAVEGFYDRDIDTMKYAAKMERFLSRGREEELVCISVKMSRAMYAQLVQQTFQAPKCYPMPNRSDSAYVEAELGMKIACGLEMMYQHRRKEGLEGKGSTWEAFRESLERSGYFEGLLPGSKEYQRLMQNAEEYYRSSASFSRASEMMSAPVRRIDEILALPYSVDDFKRVDVPPSDDDSWLYNGEDELNSELLERQKEMELYDLKHKKKQKSKEQDNVGPSSSSNTDEFNPGDIAKTMQAFVEKVSSYKGAEVPENRNLKEVDLDVDRFFKDVESIMKSHGGEEATSDDDIEEGSSSDLDFDDSEDEIDSAELSEDIENGEDTFMHSYADALNEELKSTTLEKSFVRANEQAPSANEQAPKKDEGTSNATEDMEEDFTPVDVDVNLVKSLLDSFSSQQGLPGPASNLLGLMGLQLPQDDKKGK; encoded by the exons ATGGCGGCGCCTCCAGACCTGGACCCTTCCTCCTCCATATTCTCCCACAAAAACTCCCGCCTCCCAGACGACACCGTTTTCTACGCCATCTTCCCGGACTCCTCcctcacctccacctccacctccaccaccgcCGCCTCGCTCCACTCCCTCCACCTCCAAATCCTCCAAACCCTAACCCCCTTCACCTCCGACTACATTTGGCAGCACGAGCCCTTCACTCTCTCCCCCTCCGCCGCCCCCAAGCCCTCCTGCCTCTGCTCCCCCCACCTCCCTCACCTCCACGGCAAGCTCCGCGTCGGCGACAACCTCGACGACGAGTGGTTCActgtcttcctcctcttccacatctcctccaccttccCGGACCTCTCCATCCGAGTCTGGGACTCCGACGGCGAGTTTCTCCTAATTGAAGCCGCCTTTCACCTCCCTCGCTGGCTCAACCCTCAGACCAGCTCCAACCGCGTCTTCATTCGCCGCGCTCAGGTTCATATCGTCCCCCGGCACCGCCTCCGGAACCCTAACCTGACAGAGGCGTTGAATTTCATTGCGGCGTTTGGTGAGGAGTCGGTTGCGGCTGAGCCGGTGCAGGCTGCGGTGAAGAACCGGATTTCGGAGTATCCGGAGAAGGCCAGGAGGAATATGCATgtggttagggttagggttccgCCGGCGGTGGCTCAGGTGTTGAGTCAGGAGCCGTGTCTGGTTGCATTGGCGGTTGAGGGCTTCTATGACCGTGACATTGATACAATGAAGTATGCGGCGAAGATGGAGAGGTTTCTGAGCAGAGGGAGGGAGGAGGAATTGGTGTGCATATCGGTGAAAATGTCGAGGGCAATGTATGCTCAGCTGGTGCAGCAGACGTTTCAGGCGCCAAAATGTTATCCAATGCCGAATAGGAGCGATTCGGCATATGTGGAGGCTGAATTGGGAATGAAGATTGCGTGTGGGTTGGAGATGATGTATCAGCATAGGAGAAAGGAGGGGTTGGAAGGGAAAGGGAGTACGTGGGAGGCCTTTAGGGAGAGTTTGGAGAGGAGCGGTTACTTTGAAGGGTTGCTTCCGGGTTCGAAAGAGTACCAGAGGTTGATGCAGAATGCGGAGGAGTATTACCGGAGTAGTGCTTCGTTTTCAAGGGCTAG TGAGATGATGAGTGCTCCAGTGAGGCGCATAGATGAGATTCTTGCTTTACCTTATTCGGTGGATGATTTTAAGCGTGTAGATGTTCCACCTTCTGATGATGATTCTTGGCTTTACAATGGAGAGGATGAATTGAACTCTGAACTTCTAGAGAGACAAAAGGAGATGGAACTTTATGATTTAAAACATaagaagaagcagaagtcaAAAGAGCAGGACAATGTTGGTCCATCCTCCAGCTCTAACACTGATGAGTTCAATCCTGGTGATATAGCAAAAACCATGCAGGCCTTTGTCGAAAAGGTGTCAAGCTACAAGGGAGCTGAGGTTCCTGAGAACAG GAACCTAAAAGAGGTGGACCTTGATGTGGACCGTTTCTTCAAGGATGTAGAATCAATTATGAAAAGCCATGGTGGTGAAGAAGCTACTAGTGATGATGATATTGAAGAAGGGTCTTCATCCGACTTGGATTTCG ATGATTCAGAAGATGAAATTGACAGCGCAGAACTTTCTGAAGATATTGAGAATGGAGAGGATACTTTCATGCATTCTTACGCTGATGCTTTAAATGAAGAATTGAAGAGTACTACACTTGAGAAGAGTTTTGTGCGTGCTAATGAACAAGCCCCAAGTGCTAATGAACAAGCcccaaagaaagatgag GGAACGTCTAATGCTACGGAAGATATGGAGGAGGATTTTACTCCTGTGGATGTGGATGTGAATCTGGTAAAGAGTCTTCTTGATTCCTTCTCTAGCCAACAAGGCCTTCCTGGTCCTGCTTCCAATTTGCTCGGCCTCATGGGCTTACAACTCCCACAAGACGACAAAAAGGGCAAATGA
- the LOC112187015 gene encoding protein NETWORKED 2D, which yields MLQRAASNAYSWWWASHIRTKQSKWLEINLQEMEEKVQTVLQLITEDGDSFAKRAEMYYKKRPELIHFVEETYRAYRALAERYDHLSTELQNANNTIASVFPEQVQFAMDDEDETPSPKPRKPLDMSKGNIPQVPKGPTKNLKSLIKQATVGNKKLQPQKSVRKSTTVKTVPKSGLSKPEGLEEIDKIQKQILALQTEKEFVKSSYENGLAKYWEIENNIKGMQEKVSSLQDEFGEGLVIEDNDARGLMAAAALKSCQDTLTQLQKKQESSAEEARVESQRVKDARKNFESLKNKLPNDQANPGKSYAKDEDVKAVKGTNSEQEEESETHEREKLEMLREKIKEHYDAVSDESLTVSEMAERIDEIVSKVISLETAISSQTALVDRLRSENNELCEQIRTLEDDKATLIDGKKELVSKKLNELEETLQRAQDLNKSVESQKNNLQIHFTEAHCSLDHISHKLETVKPDEELSASDSSKTNEESLDAAKLQKKLQGGDNAVDPADGLKPVQQVKSHEDQKPKVLVHKDEESSAQESTQHEETPNPGDGSVKAKEVLRTSAGDQEGDVCQSLENNSEEKKLVLKDEENSTPRQTIGSLLDMELTNLESKNEDRPDWQKMFTTGLADKEKILLKEYTATLRNYKDLKKKFTLAENDLFETSVQMKELKSANAIKDEEIKALHKKLDLLIRSSGENQEALKALDEGQTPTENEEHDPIKDLLNDNTPTTSAIEEKFRANIDELLEENLDFWLKFSTSFHQIQKFETSIKDLQSDISKLEEGRKKEGSSHSKHSLKSDARPLYKHLMEIQTELNVWLEKSSLLKDELQCRFSSLCDIQEEITKALKTSAEDGDFGFTSYQAAKFQGEILNMKQENNKVGDELQAGLDHVTTLQLEVEKVMAKLNEEYKFSASMKKQQPVQPQLTHSESRSRVPLRSFIFGVTPKKQRRSIFAVVAPAMHKKYHAKNRSNSNQQ from the exons ATGTTACAGAGAGCTGCAAGCAATGCATATTCATGGTGGTGGGCGAGTCACATCAGAACAAAGCAATCAAAATGGCTGGAGATTAACCTCCAAG AAATGGAGGAAAAGGTGCAAACTGTGCTTCAGCTCATTACAGAGGATGGAGACTCCTTTGCCAAGAGAGCAGAAATGTACTACAAAAAAAGACCGGAATTGATACACTTTGTGGAAGAGACCTACAGAGCTTACAGGGCCTTGGCTGAAAGGTATGACCACCTTTCGACAGAGCTACAAAATGCCAACAACACAATTGCTTCTGTTTTCCCTGAACAAGTTCAGTTTGCAATGGATGATGAAGACGAAACGCCCTCACCTAAACCGAGAAAGCCTCTAGACATGTCAAAGGGGAACATCCCACAGGTGCCTAAGGGTCCTACTAAGAATTTGAAGAGTCTTATCAAACAAGCAACGGTTGGCAACAAGAAACTGCAGCCTCAGAAGTCGGTGAGAAAATCAACAACTGTCAAAACAGTTCCCAAATCTGGTTTGAGCAAACCTGAGGGACTTGAAGAGATTGACAAGATTCAGAAGCAGATTCTGGCACTGCAAACTGAGAAAGAGTTTGTAAAGAGCTCGTACGAGAATGGACTTGCCAAGTACTGGGAGATTGAGAATAACATCAAGGGAATGCAAGAGAAAGTAAGCAGCTTGCAGGATGAGTTTGGTGAGGGTCTGGTGATTGAAGATAATGATGCTCGGGGTTTGATGGCAGCAGCAGCATTGAAATCATGCCAAGATACATTGACTCAGTTGCAGAAGAAACAGGAAAGTTCAGCTGAGGAAGCAAGAGTTGAGTCACAAAGGGTTAAGGATGCCAGGAAGAACTTTGAGTCTCTGAAGAATAAGCTTCCTAATGATCAGGCCAATCCCGGAAAGTCATATGCAAAAGATGAAGACGTAAAAGCAGTAAAGGGGACAAATTCAGAGCAGGAAGAGGAGAGTGAAACTcatgagagagagaaactagagATGTTACGAGAGAAAATAAAGGAGCACTATGATGCAGTGTCAGATGAATCTCTCACCGTTAGTGAAATGGCAGAGAGGATTGACGAGATTGTGAGTAAAGTGATCAGCTTAGAGACTGCTATTTCATCCCAGACAGCTCTAGTTGATAGATTAAGAAGTGAAAACAACGAGTTATGTGAACAAATTCGTActttggaagatgacaaggcgACTCTAATTGATGGCAAGAAGGAGTTAGTGAGTAAAAAGCTGAATGAGTTGGAGGAAACATTGCAGCGAGCTCAGGATCTAAACAAAAGTGTTGAAAGCCAGAAGAATAATCTCCAGATACATTTTACTGAAGCGCATTGCAGCCTTGATCACATTTCTCATAAGCTGGAAACCGTGAAGCCAGATGAAGAGCTGAGTGCCTCAGACTCATCAAAAACAAATGAGGAATCTCTTGATGCAGCCAAGTTGCAAAAAAAGCTTCAAGGAGGAGATAATGCAGTTGATCCTGCTGATGGTCTCAAGCCAGTGCAGCAAGTGAAGTCACACGAGGACCAGAAGCCTAAAGTTTTGGTGCATAAAGATGAAGAATCTTCAGCACAAGAGTCTACACAACATGAGGAAACACCAAATCCTGGTGATGGTTCTGTAAAAGCTAAAGAAGTACTCCGTACTTCTGCTGGAGATCAAGAAGGAGATGTTTGCCAATCCCTGGAAAATAATAGTGAAGAAAAGAAACTTGTGCTCAAGGACGAGGAGAATAGTACTCCAAGGCAGACAATTGGTAGTCTTCTTGATATGGAATTAACCAATTTGGAGTCAAAGAATGAAGATAGGCCAGACTGGCAGAAAATGTTTACAACTGGACTGGCAGACAAAGAAAAGATTCTATTGAAAGAGTACACTGCAACTCTTCGGAACTACAAGGATCTCAAGAAGAAGTTTACTCTGGCTGAGAATGACCTCTTTGAAACATCAGTGCAGATGAAAGAACTGAAGAGTGCCAATGCCATAAAGGATGAAGAGATCAAAGCATTGCATAAGAAATTGGACCTTCTCATACGGAGTTCAGGTGAAAATCAAGAAGCACTCAAAGCTTTAGACGAGGGGCAGACACCAACCGAAAATGAAGAGCATGATCCAATCAAGGACCTTTTAAATGATAATACTCCCACTACATCAGCAATCGAAGAAAAATTCAGAGCTAACATTGATGAACTGTTGGAGGAGAACTTGGATTTCTGGTTAAAGTTTAGCACTTCGTTCCATCAGATACAGAAGTTTGAAACTAGCATCAAAGATTTACAGTCCGACATATCAAAGCTCGAGGAagggagaaagaaagaaggaagtaGTCATTCAAAACATTCTCTGAAATCAGATGCACGGCCGTTATACAAGCACCTAATGGAGATACAGACTGAACTAAATGTTTGGCTGGAAAAGAGTTCGCTACTGAAAGATGAACTTCAGTGCAGGTTCTCTTCTTTGTGTGACATTCAAGAAGAAATAACCAAGGCCTTGAAGACAAGCGCTGAGGATGGAGACTTCGGCTTTACGAGCTACCAAGCTGCAAAGTTCCAAGGAGAGATTTTAAATATGAAACAAGAGAATAACAAGgttggagatgagttacaagcaGGGTTGGATCATGTGACAACGCTCCAACTTGAAGTAGAAAAAGTTATGGCAAAGTTGAACGAGGAATACAAATTCTCTGCATCAATGAAGAAGCAGCAGCCGGTTCAACCGCAGCTGACTCATTCTGAGAGCCGGTCCAGAGTTCCTTTGCGGTCATTTATCTTTGGTGTCACACCAAAAAAGCAAAGGCGATCGATCTTCGCCGTTGTTGCCCCTGCTATGCATAAGAAATACCACGCAAAAAATAGATCCAACTCTAACCAGCAGTAA
- the LOC112187097 gene encoding uncharacterized protein LOC112187097: MAVSFTRFSWCWWGGKEKEPANNGSSVNSPLEWGFGGLREPGTVQFPSVKGTKMASSPRKVKRKWQSREERRIDREYDVVIVPSDGGGCLSGSESDDSDWSIGWLEPHGSGFQSVDESDNSFAVLVPCYSPGCKEVVEDSNNELLSAIKNLPEEFSPDCKNYMEQWLSSLQNFDA; the protein is encoded by the exons ATGGCAGTGTCTTTCACTCGTTTTTCGTGGTGCTGGTGGGGTGGGAAAGAGAAAGAGCCTGCTAATAATGGGTCTTCAGTGAATTCTCCGTTAGAGTGGGGTTTTGGGGGCCTGAGGGAACCTGGAACGGTTCAGTTCCCTTCGGTTAAGGGGACGAAAATGGCCTCTTCGCCTAGAAAGGTGAAGCGGAAATGGCAGAGTAGGGAGGAGAGGAGGATTGATAGGGAGTATGATGTTGTAATTGTGCCATCAGATGGTGGTGGCTGCTTGTCAGGGTCTGAATCCGATGACTCAGACTGGTCCATTGGGTGGTTGGAACCTCATGGTTCTGGTTTCCAGAGTGTTGATGAGTCGGATAATAGTTTTGCTGTGCTGGTGCCTTGCTATAGCCCTGGTTGCAAGGAGGTGGTGGAAGATTCAAACAATGAGCTTTTGAGTGCCATCAAGAACCTCCCTGAGGAGTTCTCTCCTG ATTGCAAGAATTATATGGAACAATGGCTGTCTTCTCTTCAAAACTTTGATGCCTAA
- the LOC112188222 gene encoding protein ecdysoneless homolog isoform X2: MAAPPDLDPSSSIFSHKNSRLPDDTVFYAIFPDSSLTSTSTSTTAASLHSLHLQILQTLTPFTSDYIWQHEPFTLSPSAAPKPSCLCSPHLPHLHGKLRVGDNLDDEWFTVFLLFHISSTFPDLSIRVWDSDGEFLLIEAAFHLPRWLNPQTSSNRVFIRRAQVHIVPRHRLRNPNLTEALNFIAAFGEESVAAEPVQAAVKNRISEYPEKARRNMHVVRVRVPPAVAQVLSQEPCLVALAVEGFYDRDIDTMKYAAKMERFLSRGREEELVCISVKMSRAMYAQLVQQTFQAPKCYPMPNRSDSAYVEAELGMKIACGLEMMYQHRRKEGLEGKGSTWEAFRESLERSGYFEGLLPGSKEYQRLMQNAEEYYRSSASFSRASEMMSAPVRRIDEILALPYSVDDFKRVDVPPSDDDSWLYNGEDELNSELLERQKEMELYDLKHKKKQKSKEQDNVGPSSSSNTDEFNPGDIAKTMQAFVEKVSSYKGAEVPENRNLKEVDLDVDRFFKDVESIMKSHGGEEATSDDDIEEGSSSDLDFGRYIWVGCLYLEKVCNYSNC; the protein is encoded by the exons ATGGCGGCGCCTCCAGACCTGGACCCTTCCTCCTCCATATTCTCCCACAAAAACTCCCGCCTCCCAGACGACACCGTTTTCTACGCCATCTTCCCGGACTCCTCcctcacctccacctccacctccaccaccgcCGCCTCGCTCCACTCCCTCCACCTCCAAATCCTCCAAACCCTAACCCCCTTCACCTCCGACTACATTTGGCAGCACGAGCCCTTCACTCTCTCCCCCTCCGCCGCCCCCAAGCCCTCCTGCCTCTGCTCCCCCCACCTCCCTCACCTCCACGGCAAGCTCCGCGTCGGCGACAACCTCGACGACGAGTGGTTCActgtcttcctcctcttccacatctcctccaccttccCGGACCTCTCCATCCGAGTCTGGGACTCCGACGGCGAGTTTCTCCTAATTGAAGCCGCCTTTCACCTCCCTCGCTGGCTCAACCCTCAGACCAGCTCCAACCGCGTCTTCATTCGCCGCGCTCAGGTTCATATCGTCCCCCGGCACCGCCTCCGGAACCCTAACCTGACAGAGGCGTTGAATTTCATTGCGGCGTTTGGTGAGGAGTCGGTTGCGGCTGAGCCGGTGCAGGCTGCGGTGAAGAACCGGATTTCGGAGTATCCGGAGAAGGCCAGGAGGAATATGCATgtggttagggttagggttccgCCGGCGGTGGCTCAGGTGTTGAGTCAGGAGCCGTGTCTGGTTGCATTGGCGGTTGAGGGCTTCTATGACCGTGACATTGATACAATGAAGTATGCGGCGAAGATGGAGAGGTTTCTGAGCAGAGGGAGGGAGGAGGAATTGGTGTGCATATCGGTGAAAATGTCGAGGGCAATGTATGCTCAGCTGGTGCAGCAGACGTTTCAGGCGCCAAAATGTTATCCAATGCCGAATAGGAGCGATTCGGCATATGTGGAGGCTGAATTGGGAATGAAGATTGCGTGTGGGTTGGAGATGATGTATCAGCATAGGAGAAAGGAGGGGTTGGAAGGGAAAGGGAGTACGTGGGAGGCCTTTAGGGAGAGTTTGGAGAGGAGCGGTTACTTTGAAGGGTTGCTTCCGGGTTCGAAAGAGTACCAGAGGTTGATGCAGAATGCGGAGGAGTATTACCGGAGTAGTGCTTCGTTTTCAAGGGCTAG TGAGATGATGAGTGCTCCAGTGAGGCGCATAGATGAGATTCTTGCTTTACCTTATTCGGTGGATGATTTTAAGCGTGTAGATGTTCCACCTTCTGATGATGATTCTTGGCTTTACAATGGAGAGGATGAATTGAACTCTGAACTTCTAGAGAGACAAAAGGAGATGGAACTTTATGATTTAAAACATaagaagaagcagaagtcaAAAGAGCAGGACAATGTTGGTCCATCCTCCAGCTCTAACACTGATGAGTTCAATCCTGGTGATATAGCAAAAACCATGCAGGCCTTTGTCGAAAAGGTGTCAAGCTACAAGGGAGCTGAGGTTCCTGAGAACAG GAACCTAAAAGAGGTGGACCTTGATGTGGACCGTTTCTTCAAGGATGTAGAATCAATTATGAAAAGCCATGGTGGTGAAGAAGCTACTAGTGATGATGATATTGAAGAAGGGTCTTCATCCGACTTGGATTTCG GGAGATATATTTGGGTGGGATGTTTGTACCTTGAAAAGGTATGCAACTATTCCAATTGTTGA